A DNA window from Amycolatopsis sp. DSM 110486 contains the following coding sequences:
- a CDS encoding 2-oxoacid:acceptor oxidoreductase subunit alpha: MSTSANGGPGSTAAGNGHSSASLTSSRSTEVSKLDRVVIRFAGDSGDGMQLTGDRFTSEAAAFGNDLSTMPNFPAEIRAPQGTIPGVSSFQVHFADYDILTPGDRPDVLVAMNPAALKANLRDVPQGGTIILNTDEFSKRNLVKVGYDNDPLDDDTLSAFQVHRVAMSTLTQGALADTGLGKKDAERCKNMFALGLLSWMYHRPTEGTERFLREKFAKKPDIAEANILAFRAGWNYGETTESFATTFEVAPAKLDQGTYRQITGNTALAYGIVAAGQQSGLQILLGTYPITPASDVLHELSKHKNFGIITFQAEDEIAGIGAALGASYGGALGVTSTSGPGIALKSETIGLGVMTELPLVVIDVQRGGPSTGLPTKTEQADLLQAMFGRNGESPVPIIAPLSPADCFDAALEATRIALKYRTPVLLLSDGAIANGSEPWLVPNVEDLPDLRVEFAQEPNSDNGSGEFWPYVRDPETLARAWAVPGTPGLQHRIGGLEKADGTGHISYDPDNHEKMVRLRQAKIDGIDVPDLAVDDPSGGKARVLALGWGSSYGPIGAACRRVRKLGMPIAQAHLRHLNPLPANLGEVLRSYDKVVLPEMNLGQLALLLRGKFLVDVHSYTKVAGLPFKAEELQNVFADIITSTIPEGVK; this comes from the coding sequence ATGAGCACGAGTGCGAACGGCGGTCCGGGAAGCACCGCGGCCGGCAACGGTCACAGCAGCGCTTCCCTGACCAGCTCGAGGTCGACCGAAGTCAGCAAGCTGGACCGGGTGGTCATCCGGTTCGCCGGTGACTCGGGCGACGGCATGCAGCTGACGGGCGACCGGTTCACGTCCGAGGCCGCGGCCTTCGGCAACGACCTGTCGACGATGCCGAACTTCCCCGCCGAGATCCGCGCGCCACAAGGCACGATCCCGGGCGTCTCGTCGTTCCAGGTGCACTTCGCCGACTACGACATCCTCACGCCCGGCGACCGGCCCGATGTGTTGGTGGCGATGAACCCCGCGGCGCTGAAGGCGAACCTGCGCGACGTCCCGCAGGGCGGCACGATCATCCTCAACACCGACGAGTTCTCCAAGCGCAACCTCGTGAAGGTCGGGTACGACAACGACCCGCTCGACGACGACACGCTGTCGGCCTTCCAGGTCCACCGGGTCGCCATGTCGACCCTGACACAGGGCGCGCTCGCCGACACCGGTCTCGGCAAGAAGGACGCCGAGCGGTGCAAGAACATGTTCGCGCTCGGGCTGCTTTCGTGGATGTACCACCGGCCGACCGAGGGCACGGAGCGGTTCCTGCGCGAGAAGTTCGCGAAGAAGCCGGACATCGCCGAGGCCAACATCCTGGCCTTCCGCGCGGGCTGGAACTACGGCGAGACCACCGAGTCGTTCGCCACGACGTTCGAGGTCGCGCCGGCGAAGCTCGACCAGGGCACCTACCGGCAGATCACCGGCAACACGGCGCTGGCGTACGGGATCGTGGCGGCCGGGCAGCAGTCCGGGCTGCAGATCCTGCTGGGCACCTACCCGATCACCCCGGCGTCGGACGTCCTCCACGAGCTGTCCAAGCACAAGAACTTCGGCATCATCACGTTCCAGGCCGAGGACGAGATCGCCGGCATCGGCGCAGCGCTGGGCGCCTCGTACGGCGGCGCGCTGGGCGTGACCTCGACGTCCGGCCCGGGCATCGCGCTGAAGTCGGAGACCATCGGGCTCGGCGTGATGACGGAGCTGCCGCTCGTGGTCATCGACGTGCAGCGCGGCGGCCCGTCCACGGGTCTGCCGACCAAGACCGAGCAGGCCGACCTGCTGCAGGCGATGTTCGGGCGCAACGGCGAGTCGCCCGTGCCGATCATCGCGCCGCTCTCCCCCGCCGACTGCTTCGACGCGGCGCTGGAGGCCACGCGGATCGCGCTGAAGTACCGCACGCCGGTGCTGCTGCTGTCCGACGGCGCGATCGCCAACGGCTCCGAGCCGTGGCTCGTCCCGAACGTCGAGGACCTGCCGGACCTGCGTGTGGAGTTCGCGCAGGAACCCAACTCCGACAACGGATCCGGTGAGTTCTGGCCGTACGTGCGCGACCCGGAGACGCTGGCGCGCGCGTGGGCTGTGCCGGGCACGCCGGGGCTGCAGCACCGCATCGGCGGCCTCGAGAAGGCCGACGGCACCGGGCACATCTCCTACGACCCGGACAACCACGAGAAGATGGTGCGGCTGCGCCAGGCCAAGATCGACGGCATCGACGTGCCCGACCTGGCGGTCGACGACCCGTCGGGCGGCAAGGCGCGCGTGCTCGCGCTCGGCTGGGGCTCGTCCTACGGCCCGATCGGCGCGGCCTGCCGGCGCGTGCGGAAGCTGGGCATGCCGATCGCGCAGGCGCACCTGCGGCACCTCAACCCGCTGCCCGCGAACCTGGGCGAGGTGCTCCGGTCCTACGACAAGGTCGTGCTGCCGGAGATGAACCTGGGCCAGCTCGCGCTGCTGCTGCGCGGGAAGTTCCTGGTGGACGTGCACTCGTACACCAAGGTGGCGGGGCTGCCGTTCAAGGCCGAAGAGCTGCAGAACGTGTTCGCCGACATCATCACCAGCACCATCCCGGAGGGCGTCAAGTGA
- a CDS encoding LapA family protein, translating to MSIFGQVWLWSLLAFFVGALVAWLVLVVPARKRIRELEEALASAHAENARTPANAAALAAASSRTSVLPPVDAPVASEPVFTSDFAEPDSEPAWTRDEREHAPTELIAATPPAGFDPEAEYDAEYRTAPDPGASPESDEPALASSVDSGDVYRAAATEYLSPVSREPDSGYHHAVDLEDEDHGSGYHRAVEPFESKLEPFESTLEPSSFESRLEPSDEPVSLFQPAPATEQSESDWFSKQLPDRSPFEDAPGGDYLDEPESTEHLTPAPAMAAQAAAVEESEESTEEPLEPGGLPKRQPRESPRGGFEPPRPIQPSMRPVERREPDLTGAHSGSLFEPSVQPNQVAAMAAPEPPPARDTGEDSVPPGPFGPGSAMPRPGGGRPSDAFTVKASVTALRYCTEESPQFPRMVAEVWFRTAADAERVGFRPLS from the coding sequence ATGTCCATTTTCGGACAAGTCTGGCTGTGGAGCCTGTTGGCGTTCTTCGTCGGCGCGCTCGTGGCCTGGTTGGTCCTCGTGGTGCCTGCGCGCAAGCGCATCCGTGAGCTGGAAGAGGCGCTGGCGTCCGCGCACGCCGAGAACGCGCGCACGCCGGCCAACGCGGCCGCGCTGGCCGCCGCGTCCAGCCGGACGTCGGTGCTGCCGCCGGTGGACGCTCCCGTGGCTTCGGAACCGGTGTTCACGTCCGACTTCGCGGAACCCGACAGCGAGCCGGCGTGGACCCGCGACGAGCGCGAGCACGCGCCGACCGAGCTGATCGCCGCGACGCCGCCCGCCGGGTTCGACCCGGAGGCGGAGTACGACGCCGAGTACCGCACCGCGCCGGACCCGGGCGCTTCGCCCGAATCCGACGAGCCGGCCCTGGCGTCCTCCGTGGACAGTGGCGACGTCTACCGCGCGGCCGCGACGGAGTACCTCAGCCCGGTCTCGCGCGAGCCGGACAGCGGTTACCACCACGCGGTCGATCTCGAGGACGAGGACCACGGCAGCGGTTACCACCGCGCGGTGGAACCGTTCGAGAGCAAGCTCGAACCCTTCGAGAGCACGCTGGAGCCCTCGTCGTTCGAGAGCCGCCTGGAGCCGTCCGACGAGCCGGTGTCGCTGTTCCAGCCCGCGCCCGCGACGGAACAGTCCGAATCGGACTGGTTCTCGAAGCAACTGCCGGACCGCTCGCCCTTCGAGGATGCGCCGGGTGGTGACTACCTCGACGAGCCCGAGTCCACTGAGCACCTGACGCCGGCTCCGGCCATGGCGGCGCAGGCGGCCGCGGTGGAGGAATCCGAAGAGTCCACAGAGGAACCTCTGGAGCCCGGCGGCCTGCCCAAGCGCCAGCCCCGCGAGTCCCCGCGCGGCGGCTTCGAGCCGCCGCGGCCGATCCAGCCGTCGATGCGGCCGGTCGAACGCCGCGAGCCGGACCTCACGGGCGCGCACAGCGGTTCGCTGTTCGAGCCGTCCGTGCAGCCCAACCAGGTCGCCGCCATGGCCGCCCCCGAACCGCCCCCGGCCCGCGACACCGGCGAGGACTCCGTGCCGCCCGGCCCCTTCGGCCCCGGCTCCGCCATGCCCCGCCCCGGCGGCGGCCGCCCGTCGGACGCCTTCACGGTCAAGGCCAGTGTCACGGCTTTGCGGTACTGCACCGAAGAATCGCCGCAGTTCCCGCGAATGGTCGCCGAAGTCTGGTTCCGTACGGCCGCCGATGCTGAGCGTGTTGGGTTCCGGCCGCTTTCCTGA
- the ddaH gene encoding dimethylargininase: MQAESVQRVPTTRRYLMCPPRFFAVDYVINPWMDPTAPVSADVAVAQWTELRDTYRRLGHTVEEIEPQPGLPDMVFAANSGTVVDGRVLGSRFRAPQRAAEAEHFRRWFVEHGYRDLTMPERINEAEGDFAWTGKLLLAGTGFRTDPAAHAEAQEVLGVPVVSLSLVDPRYYHLDTALFVLTEADAGTDTTAAQIAYYPAAFSSGSQRVLRRLFPDAVIATAADAECFGLNGVSDGRNVVLPLEAVGLGAQLAARGYEPVYQDISELRKAGGGPKCCTLEIRK; encoded by the coding sequence ATGCAGGCAGAGTCTGTGCAGCGAGTGCCCACCACCCGCCGTTACCTGATGTGCCCGCCGCGGTTCTTCGCGGTGGACTACGTGATCAACCCCTGGATGGACCCGACCGCGCCGGTCAGCGCCGACGTCGCGGTGGCGCAGTGGACCGAGCTGCGCGACACCTACCGCCGTCTGGGCCACACCGTCGAGGAGATCGAGCCGCAGCCGGGCCTGCCCGACATGGTGTTCGCGGCGAACTCCGGCACCGTCGTGGACGGGCGCGTGCTCGGTTCGCGCTTCCGGGCGCCGCAGCGCGCGGCCGAGGCCGAGCACTTCCGCCGGTGGTTCGTGGAGCACGGCTACCGCGACCTGACGATGCCGGAGCGCATCAACGAGGCCGAGGGCGACTTCGCCTGGACGGGCAAGCTGCTGCTCGCCGGCACCGGCTTCCGCACCGACCCGGCCGCGCACGCGGAGGCGCAGGAGGTGCTCGGCGTGCCCGTGGTGTCGCTGAGCCTGGTCGACCCGCGGTACTACCACCTCGACACGGCGCTGTTCGTGCTCACCGAAGCCGACGCTGGGACCGACACCACGGCGGCGCAGATCGCCTACTACCCGGCGGCCTTCTCGTCGGGCTCGCAGCGCGTGCTGCGGCGCCTGTTCCCCGACGCCGTGATCGCCACGGCCGCCGACGCCGAGTGTTTCGGCCTCAACGGCGTCTCCGACGGGCGCAACGTCGTGCTGCCCCTGGAGGCCGTCGGGCTGGGCGCGCAGCTGGCCGCGCGGGGCTACGAGCCCGTCTACCAGGACATTTCCGAACTGCGGAAGGCCGGCGGCGGGCCGAAGTGCTGCACTTTGGAGATTCGCAAATAA
- a CDS encoding HNH endonuclease, which yields MWTSARGARRSIRTHLAAMASGRGYCMYCGDGLGSTVDHFEPVALAPRRAFDWLNHLLACEYCNSHHKRDRFPLDASGRPLLIDPTAEDPLEHLFLVLSIGTYRPLTDKGRATIEICGLNRPLLERGRAAAVDQVAALVDHWWNGDADTRRRAIWTLRDQPHADVLHAMLRQALLPGAPRIFSDASLLDLLRDPELRAELLA from the coding sequence TTGTGGACTTCCGCGCGCGGGGCCCGCCGGTCGATCCGCACGCACCTGGCCGCGATGGCCTCGGGCCGCGGCTACTGCATGTACTGCGGTGACGGCTTGGGGTCCACTGTGGACCACTTCGAGCCGGTGGCTTTGGCGCCGCGGCGCGCGTTCGACTGGCTCAACCACCTGCTGGCGTGCGAGTACTGCAACAGCCACCACAAGCGCGACCGCTTCCCGCTCGACGCTTCGGGCCGGCCACTGCTGATCGACCCGACCGCCGAGGATCCGCTGGAGCACCTGTTCCTGGTGCTGTCCATCGGCACCTACCGCCCGCTGACCGACAAAGGCCGCGCGACGATCGAGATCTGCGGCCTCAACCGCCCCCTCTTGGAACGCGGCCGCGCCGCCGCCGTGGACCAGGTGGCCGCGCTGGTCGACCACTGGTGGAACGGCGACGCCGACACCCGCCGCCGCGCCATCTGGACCCTGCGCGACCAGCCCCACGCCGACGTCCTCCACGCCATGCTCCGCCAGGCCCTGCTGCCGGGCGCCCCGCGCATCTTCTCGGACGCCTCTCTGCTCGACCTGCTCCGCGATCCCGAGCTTCGGGCTGAACTGCTGGCTTGA
- a CDS encoding polyprenyl synthetase family protein translates to MSSPPPGAGAPAARDGAVEDLRATVGLQIEDETLLRSIAGGLADVEAMLRDVVKSDVQAVHDAALHLVEAGGKRFRPLFTLLSAQFGPRQDDHVLIAAAAVELVHLATLYHDDVMDEATMRRGAESVNARWDNTVAILTGDFLFAHASRLVADLGTDAARIIAETFGELVTGQMRETVGPGPGDDPVEHYLTVIAQKTGSLIATSGRFGGMMSGAPEAYIQALRRFGDIIGTAFQISDDIIDIASPSDELGKAQGTDLREGVRTLPMLYALADPDTDPRLVELLAGPIAEDEVVAEALELLRRSSGLERARVTLSDYASRARAELAALPASPARDACESVADYLVARTH, encoded by the coding sequence GTGTCTTCACCACCCCCGGGGGCGGGAGCCCCCGCTGCGCGGGATGGCGCCGTCGAGGACCTCCGCGCGACCGTCGGGCTGCAGATCGAGGACGAGACGCTGCTGAGGTCGATCGCCGGCGGGCTGGCGGACGTCGAGGCGATGCTGCGGGACGTCGTGAAGAGCGATGTGCAGGCGGTGCACGACGCGGCGTTGCACCTGGTCGAGGCGGGGGGCAAACGTTTCCGGCCCCTGTTCACGCTGCTGTCGGCGCAGTTCGGGCCGCGCCAGGATGACCACGTGCTCATCGCGGCCGCCGCGGTGGAGCTGGTGCACCTGGCGACGCTGTACCACGACGACGTGATGGACGAGGCGACCATGCGGCGCGGCGCGGAGAGCGTCAACGCGCGCTGGGACAACACCGTCGCGATCCTGACCGGCGACTTCCTCTTCGCCCACGCCTCGCGCCTGGTCGCCGACCTCGGGACGGACGCGGCGCGCATCATCGCCGAGACGTTCGGCGAGCTCGTGACCGGTCAGATGCGCGAGACGGTCGGCCCCGGCCCCGGTGACGACCCCGTGGAGCACTACCTCACTGTCATCGCGCAGAAGACCGGCTCGCTGATCGCGACGTCCGGGCGGTTCGGCGGCATGATGTCGGGCGCCCCCGAGGCGTACATCCAGGCGTTGCGCCGGTTCGGCGACATCATCGGCACGGCGTTCCAGATCTCCGACGACATCATCGACATCGCGTCGCCGTCCGACGAGCTGGGCAAGGCGCAGGGCACGGACCTGCGCGAAGGCGTGCGCACGCTGCCGATGCTCTACGCGCTGGCCGACCCGGACACCGACCCGCGGCTCGTGGAGCTGCTGGCCGGCCCGATCGCCGAGGACGAGGTGGTCGCCGAAGCCCTGGAGCTGCTGCGCCGCTCGAGTGGACTCGAACGCGCGCGCGTCACCCTTTCCGACTACGCTTCGCGGGCACGTGCCGAGCTCGCCGCGCTGCCCGCTTCCCCCGCGCGCGACGCTTGCGAGTCGGTCGCCGACTACCTGGTCGCGCGGACGCATTAA
- a CDS encoding glycoside hydrolase family 75 protein, translated as MRKLILFATMAIAAAVMPAAVASASAAGTPAGPDHAQVAAAPAAGPTAAQLLAKTNSCNQISNGKYKTDEDAGSKTVAVCDANGAVFWKADMDIDCDGQRTSQCNEDTDCCFQGDTAFHQSDGKPLNAATLPYIVVPSSSGTWNYSSSGLKGGGSCAVIYNGKVEYTVIGDTGPTGIIGEASYATAKDLGINPDPSNGGTDSGVTYICFKNSKVSPIENHGTATSTGQNLAGTFVNNN; from the coding sequence ATGAGGAAGCTGATCCTGTTCGCGACCATGGCGATCGCCGCCGCGGTGATGCCGGCGGCGGTGGCGTCGGCCTCGGCCGCTGGGACGCCGGCGGGTCCGGACCACGCCCAGGTCGCCGCGGCACCGGCCGCGGGCCCGACGGCGGCGCAGCTGCTGGCGAAGACCAACAGCTGCAACCAGATCTCGAACGGCAAGTACAAGACCGACGAGGACGCGGGCTCCAAGACCGTCGCCGTGTGTGACGCCAACGGGGCCGTGTTCTGGAAGGCCGACATGGACATCGACTGCGACGGGCAGCGCACGTCGCAGTGCAACGAGGACACCGACTGCTGTTTCCAGGGCGACACGGCGTTCCACCAGAGCGACGGAAAGCCGCTGAATGCTGCGACGTTGCCCTACATCGTCGTGCCGAGCTCCAGCGGCACGTGGAACTACTCGTCCTCCGGTCTCAAGGGCGGCGGTTCCTGTGCGGTGATCTACAACGGGAAAGTCGAATACACCGTCATCGGTGACACCGGGCCGACCGGGATCATCGGCGAGGCTTCGTACGCGACGGCCAAGGACCTCGGCATCAACCCCGACCCGTCCAACGGCGGCACCGACTCCGGTGTGACCTACATCTGCTTCAAGAACTCGAAGGTCTCGCCGATCGAGAACCACGGCACGGCCACGAGCACCGGCCAGAACCTGGCCGGCACGTTCGTGAACAACAACTGA
- a CDS encoding Lrp/AsnC family transcriptional regulator: protein MNTIDQRIVSCLVANARSSYAEIGKVVGLSAPAVKRRVDRLLETGVLRGFTAVVDPEALGWGTEAFVEVHCQGNVTPARIRARLEPLPEVVAAYTVSGAADAIVHLRAADIHHLETALERLRGLEIIDRTVSTVVLSRLLERPPNPQS from the coding sequence GTGAACACCATCGACCAGCGAATCGTTTCCTGCCTGGTGGCCAACGCGCGGTCCAGCTACGCCGAGATCGGCAAAGTCGTCGGGTTGTCCGCCCCGGCGGTCAAGCGCCGCGTCGACCGGCTGTTGGAAACCGGCGTGCTGCGCGGCTTCACGGCGGTCGTCGACCCGGAGGCGCTCGGCTGGGGCACCGAGGCCTTCGTAGAGGTGCACTGCCAGGGCAACGTCACGCCCGCCCGCATCCGCGCGCGCCTTGAACCACTGCCGGAGGTCGTGGCCGCCTACACGGTCTCGGGCGCGGCCGACGCGATCGTGCACCTGCGCGCCGCGGACATCCACCACCTCGAGACGGCGCTCGAGCGGCTGCGGGGGCTGGAGATCATCGACCGCACCGTTTCGACGGTCGTCCTGTCGCGGCTGCTGGAACGGCCGCCGAACCCGCAGAGCTGA
- a CDS encoding AAA family ATPase produces MHIERVRITDVLRFRGARTVDLKLPGPGWTVLAGRNGSGKTTFLRALAQALVQPPFAESLVAEGSSIDVDVVGEGPAFCAGYGPFRRLAGGAPEAQSLMRGEFARVASLFSEDASLAEGVAWLINQHLRALEGKAGAQELKDSVLTLLGDGLLPDGYRVRDVDSDGLWVSYRGDRFPLREMSDGYRTVTALVVDLVRQLADAGLGIDASGVVLIDEVDAHLHVSWQKRIGPWLKAHFPRIQFVVSTHSPYVCQAADPGGLIRLPGPDEQEPPRVVSDELYQRVVYGSGDDAVLSDLFGLDSPYSPRAVELREHLAELELLVATGQADADGLREWEQLRDRLSSSPPSRVDDVTRHFDER; encoded by the coding sequence ATGCACATCGAGCGGGTGCGGATCACGGACGTCCTGAGGTTCCGCGGTGCCCGCACGGTGGACCTGAAGCTGCCGGGGCCGGGCTGGACCGTGCTGGCCGGGCGCAACGGGTCGGGCAAGACGACGTTCCTGCGGGCGCTGGCGCAGGCGCTCGTGCAGCCGCCCTTCGCCGAGAGCCTGGTCGCCGAGGGCAGTTCCATCGACGTCGATGTGGTGGGCGAGGGGCCCGCGTTCTGCGCCGGCTACGGGCCGTTCCGGCGGCTGGCCGGGGGCGCGCCCGAGGCGCAGTCGTTGATGCGCGGGGAGTTCGCGCGCGTGGCGAGCCTGTTCAGCGAAGACGCTTCGCTCGCGGAAGGCGTGGCGTGGCTGATCAACCAGCACTTGCGCGCGCTGGAGGGCAAGGCGGGCGCGCAGGAGCTGAAGGACTCCGTGCTCACACTGCTGGGCGACGGCCTGCTGCCGGACGGCTACCGCGTGCGCGACGTCGACTCCGACGGCCTGTGGGTGTCCTACCGCGGCGACCGGTTCCCGCTGCGCGAGATGAGCGACGGCTACCGCACGGTGACGGCGCTGGTCGTCGACCTCGTGCGGCAGCTGGCGGACGCGGGGCTGGGGATCGACGCGTCCGGCGTGGTGCTGATCGACGAGGTCGACGCGCACCTGCACGTGTCGTGGCAGAAGCGCATCGGGCCGTGGCTGAAGGCGCACTTCCCGCGGATCCAGTTCGTGGTGAGCACGCACAGCCCCTACGTGTGCCAGGCCGCCGATCCGGGTGGCCTGATCCGCCTGCCGGGGCCGGACGAGCAGGAGCCGCCGCGCGTGGTGTCCGACGAGCTGTACCAGCGTGTGGTCTACGGCAGTGGCGACGACGCCGTGCTGTCGGACCTGTTCGGGCTCGACAGCCCGTACTCGCCGCGGGCCGTGGAGCTGCGCGAGCACCTGGCCGAGCTGGAGCTGCTCGTGGCCACGGGCCAGGCGGACGCCGACGGCCTGCGCGAATGGGAGCAGCTGCGCGACCGTCTGAGCAGCTCACCGCCCAGCCGCGTCGACGACGTCACGCGCCACTTCGACGAACGGTGA
- a CDS encoding 2-oxoacid:ferredoxin oxidoreductase subunit beta yields the protein MTAIDLGLPQLGGLDLVPTTDEPQKAKDYKSDQEVRWCPGCGDYVVLNAVQSFLPTLGLKRENIVFISGIGCSSRFPYYLNTYGMHSIHGRAPSIATGLATTRPDLSVWVVTGDGDALSIGGNHLIHALRRNVNIKILLFNNRIYGLTKGQYSPTSGQGMVTKSTPMGSVDTPFNPLSLAIGAEASFVGRALDSDRKGLTEVLEAAARHRGSAIVEIYQNCPIFNDGAFDVLKDKDEAASRLIPLKAGEPMRFGAEGEFGVRRGEWGGLDVAKVSDIGEDNLVVHNPTIADTSYAFALTRLGDQNLTHVPTGILRQVERPTYDDGARAQVEEARAARKPDLQGLLRGKDTWTVV from the coding sequence GTGACCGCCATCGACCTCGGACTGCCGCAGCTCGGCGGTCTGGACCTCGTTCCCACCACCGACGAGCCGCAGAAGGCCAAGGACTACAAGTCCGACCAGGAAGTGCGCTGGTGCCCGGGCTGCGGTGACTACGTGGTGCTCAACGCCGTGCAGTCGTTCCTGCCGACGCTGGGCCTCAAGCGCGAGAACATCGTGTTCATCTCGGGCATCGGCTGCTCGTCGCGCTTCCCGTACTACCTCAACACCTACGGCATGCACTCGATCCACGGCCGCGCGCCGTCGATCGCGACCGGCCTGGCCACCACGCGCCCGGACCTGTCGGTGTGGGTCGTCACCGGCGACGGCGACGCGCTGTCCATCGGCGGCAACCACCTGATCCACGCGCTGCGCCGCAACGTGAACATCAAGATCCTGCTGTTCAACAACCGGATCTACGGCCTGACCAAGGGCCAGTACTCGCCCACTTCGGGCCAGGGCATGGTCACCAAGTCGACCCCGATGGGTTCGGTGGACACGCCGTTCAACCCGCTGTCGCTGGCGATCGGCGCCGAGGCGTCGTTCGTGGGCCGCGCGCTGGACTCCGACCGCAAGGGCCTCACCGAGGTTCTCGAGGCGGCGGCCCGCCACCGCGGCTCGGCGATCGTCGAGATCTACCAGAACTGCCCCATCTTCAACGACGGCGCGTTCGACGTCCTCAAGGACAAGGACGAGGCCGCCTCCCGGCTCATCCCGCTCAAGGCGGGCGAGCCGATGCGCTTCGGCGCCGAGGGTGAGTTCGGCGTCCGCCGCGGCGAGTGGGGTGGCCTGGACGTCGCCAAGGTGAGCGACATCGGCGAGGACAACCTGGTCGTCCACAACCCGACCATCGCGGACACGTCGTACGCCTTCGCGCTGACCCGCCTGGGCGACCAGAACCTGACGCACGTCCCCACGGGCATCCTGCGCCAGGTCGAGCGCCCGACCTACGACGACGGTGCTCGGGCCCAGGTGGAAGAGGCCCGCGCCGCCCGCAAGCCCGACCTGCAGGGCCTGCTGCGCGGCAAGGACACCTGGACTGTCGTGTAG
- a CDS encoding polysaccharide deacetylase family protein, protein MVNFAVHGIGRPQRALDPGEDERWITVEQFDTLLDVVAKCPESRLTFDDGNISDIEVALPKLVQRGLRGEFFPLAGRVGSRGFVDRAGLRELVAAGMDVGSHGWDRFGARRFEERVLRRELDAAPRLLGELSGRAVCRYSLSGRRVDRRVLGRLRAAGATRVYAGSGPGSSSVRGGEWLQNRVEVHRDLDREWAEGVLVGRYGHRWPGRLTGLLTF, encoded by the coding sequence ATGGTCAACTTCGCCGTGCACGGCATCGGCAGACCCCAGCGCGCGCTCGATCCGGGCGAAGACGAGCGCTGGATCACGGTGGAGCAGTTCGACACCTTGCTGGACGTCGTCGCGAAGTGCCCTGAATCGCGGCTGACCTTCGATGACGGCAACATCTCGGACATCGAGGTCGCGTTGCCGAAGTTGGTGCAGCGCGGGCTGCGTGGGGAGTTCTTCCCGCTCGCCGGCCGGGTCGGCTCGCGGGGGTTCGTGGATCGTGCCGGGTTGCGTGAGCTCGTCGCGGCCGGGATGGACGTCGGGTCGCACGGCTGGGACCGGTTCGGTGCGCGGCGGTTCGAGGAACGCGTGTTGCGGCGGGAGCTTGATGCGGCGCCGCGGTTGCTGGGGGAGCTGAGTGGGCGGGCGGTGTGCCGGTACTCCCTGTCCGGGCGTCGGGTGGACCGGCGCGTGCTGGGGCGGTTGAGGGCGGCCGGTGCGACGCGGGTGTATGCCGGTTCCGGTCCTGGTAGTTCGAGTGTTCGCGGCGGGGAGTGGTTGCAGAACCGCGTCGAGGTGCATCGGGATCTGGATCGCGAGTGGGCAGAGGGTGTGCTGGTGGGTCGGTACGGGCACCGCTGGCCGGGCCGGTTGACGGGACTTCTGACGTTCTGA